Part of the Penaeus vannamei isolate JL-2024 chromosome 17, ASM4276789v1, whole genome shotgun sequence genome is shown below.
attgagagagagagagagagagagagagagagagagagagagagagagagagagagagagagagagagagagagagagagagagagagagagagagagagagagagagagagagagagagagagaaatatgagagaatgagagaatgagagagagagagagagaaagagagagaatgagagagagagagaatgagagagagagtgagagaatgagagagagagagagagagaatgagaatgagaatgagagagagagaatgagaatgagaatgagagagagagagagagaatgagagagagagtgagagaatgagagagagagagagagagagagaatgagaatgagaatgagaatgagagagagagaatgagaatgagaatgagagagagagaatgagaatgagaatgagagagagagagaatgagaatgagaatgagagagagagagaatgagaatgagaatgagagagagagaatgagaatgagagagagagagaatgagaatgacaatgagggagagagagaatgagaatgagaatgagagagagagagaatgagaatgagagagagagaatgagaatgagaatgagagagagagaatgagaatgagaatgagagagagagagaatgagaatgagaatgagagagagagaatgagaatgagaatgagagagagagaatgagaatgagaatgagagagagagaatgagaatgagaatgagagagagagagagagagaatgagaatgagagagagagaatgagaataagaatgagagagagagaatgagaatgaaaatgagagagagagaatgagaatgagagagagagaatgagaatgagaatgagaatgagagagagagagagaatgagaatgagagagagagaatgagaatgagaatgagaatgagagagagagaatgagaatgagaatgagaatgagagagagagaatgagaatgagaatgagagagagagaatgagaatgagaatgagagagagagaatgagaatgagaatgagagagagagagaatgagaatgagaatgagagagagagaatgagaatgagagagagagagagaatgagaatgagagagagagagagaatgagagagagagagagagagaatgaatgagagagagagagagagagagaatgagtgagagagagagagaatgagagagagagagagagaatgagagagagagagagagaatgagagagagagagagagagagagagagagagagagagaatgagagagagagagagagagagagagagagagagagagagagagagagagagagagagagagagagagagagagagagagagagagagagagagagagagagagagagagagagagagagagagagagagagagagagagagagagagagagagagagagagagagagagagagagagagagagagagagagagagagagagagagagagagagaaaagaaagaaagaaagaaagaaagaaagaaagaaagaaagaaagaaagaaaagaaaagaaagaaagaaagaaaaagaaagaaagaaagaaagaaagaaagagagagagacaaagaaagaaagaaagaaagaaaaaaagaaagaaagcattagacaaagaaagaaagaaagagacaaagaaaataagaaagaaaaagagagagagagaaaaagaaagaaagaaagcaatagacaaagaaagaaagaaaaagagagagagataaagaaagaaagaaagaaagagagagagagagaaagaaagacacacacaaagtgaCCGACTGACCTCCAATATATCCATTTTCCATTTATGTACATTGGACACGAGTAGTATGGGGTGCTTTGATACTGTTTCCCAATTCTTTTCCTTACACCAGATAACCATAATCATTAGTGCTTGTCCCAACCTTGCCCAACAGTCACAACAAGTTACATTTACTTTACAAGGTACTGCATGTTTAGCAGGCAAACACAATGCAGTCCTCTTAGATTATGCCTTTAACTATGGGTTAAGGAAAGCATGTGATACTTGTCTTGGTATAATTTTCTGacagaaaaggaattaaaaaacaaatcaaaaacatAAATTAGTCAACTATTATATTACACAAGAAGAAAACCAAAGTATTGTATAATGCAATGAAACAACAATGATACATACAAATTTAAAGCTATTTTTTTGAGTGAGCTGATCTCTCAcatgaaaaaaactaaaacaaaaggcACACCCTGAATCAATTTTACTCTTCATATATCAGAATGacaataaactgataaataaaaaataatttgaacTTCATAAGCAGTTTATAAATATTCAGAAGAAATGCAATCAAATGAAATGAGTATTGGTTATTGATACAAAACAGTTGGAAGGGGTACAAAGTGCTATGAGAATGAAAATCATTCTTTCACAACCTTTCAATTTAATATTTCAAATAGTATGCTTAAAAACATAGTAACTCCTTCCTTTTCATAACTGCATGGATGGACAGACTTCAAAGTACACTCACAAGAATCTCATTAATTGTTATCCTCTCTTAacctgaaaaaaggaagagagaaaaagctacTAAAAATAAGTagtgaaaagaaaaattgatGGATTTCTCATATGCAACATGTTCAAagttaatgagaaaagaaataatgataaaagtagagaAGAAACATTCTATAAGTATCACAGATTTGCGTTACATGACAAGTAAAATCATTATTTCAGTCATGCTCAATTTCCCCTAAAGTTTCATGTAAAAATGCAATTCGATAACATCTTACCAGACAACgatacaagtgagagagagaagagaagagaagagagagagtgagagtgagagagagagaaagagagaggaagagaggaaaagagagagagagagagagagagagagagagagagagagagagaaggagagagagagagagagagagagagagagagagagagagaagagagagagagagagagagagagagagagagagagagagagagagagagagagagaagagagagagagaagagagagaaagagagagaaagagagaagaaagagagagagaaagagagagaaagagagagaagagagagagaaagagagagagagagaaagagaagagagagagagagagagaagagagagagaagagagagagagagaaagagagagagagaagagagagagagagagagagagagagagagagatgagagagagagagagaggagagagagagagagagagagagagagagagagagagatgagagagagagagagagactgaagagattgagagagagaaagagagaaagagagaaagagagaaagagagaaagagagaaagagagaaagagagaaagagagaaagagagaaagagagaataagagaataagagaataagagaataagagaataagagaataagagaataagagaataagagaataagagaataagagaataagagaaagaaatgcacCCAAAATCTTCATCTTGGAGTGAAACTTTACAAGCTTTACGTTCCTTCTTTACTCCCCCCTGCTTGAGCTTCCTGTTCCCGCCTGTATCTTTTGAGCGTCTGTTGGGTCCTCTTGAGAGCAATCTGGGCTTTCTTGGTGACTTTCTTGTGTGGTTGGTTTGGCAGGACCTTATTCTCTATCAACTTCATTATGTCAACCTGTGGAGCACAATCAAACATCTACACTTAAAATCATTCTATATACAAAATTATGAGATATGCAAATGTAAGCCTTTCCCTGAAAATGATTGGATTCACGCATGATGAGGTCTTCAGATAAGAGAAACTACAGATCTTAtatctttctgttctttattAATTCATGACCACCAGAAgttaataatatgaaataatgtttaaagaaacacacaaaaatatatctgTGGCACATAAGGATAATCCTGGAGTGATCAGCAAAACAAAATATGCACATACTGCTTCATAAGAAAGTATGAATGTATCTCAATGACCTCACCTGATCTGGAATGTGTATGTATCTGATTCTCCGTCCCGACACGTGAAAATTGTCCAGTTTCAACATCTTCCCATTTCCGTCTGTGTATCTCACTTCACTCATCTCAATGTTCATTTTCCTGTCATAGAAACTTTTATATATTCTACTtttctaatgataattcttaAGATTACTTTCCTGctatataaaataaaatcttcaAATACATGTATAACTTCTAgctaaaaaatacaacaaaaatagattaactaatagaataaagtaaataatcatatattcaaACAACTCAGTATAAAATTAAAACTCACACGTCAACATCTACAATTCTTCCACATGCGAAGGAATCATTATGAAGTTCGACAGTTGTCTTCCAGCCTTTTAACCCAATGGCCAAGCAGGCAAGTGTGTTCAGTTCTTGCTGGCGTTCTCGTGCATAGAGACTCATTCTTCTGACTTCTTATCTATAAGGTAAATTATTCATAACTcattataaataaacagattcaaATTTGTttagtataaatattaataaaacagtaaaattaTGATATGACAGACACACACTACATTAACAATCTCATCTCTGTTAAAGACTCAAGTGATCACTGTCGCCCACATGCCTTCAGTTCTCTGGCAAAGGCTACTTAACCTCCACCACATATATTCTGGCAAGATAGAGCTTGGACTCTAAGCTCTATCTAGCTAGAATATAATGTGTTGGAAGTTTCTTGGTATGAGCTAGAGTGCTGCAGGTATTTATTGTCTGTGATAATCACTTTAAGTGCAACGGGTATATAATTAAATTTTACTTTACGATTTCAGAATGTAAGTACATACAGAAAATGCACTGAAACACATAATCTTATGTTTCTATCATGAAGAACACAAAGACAATGTATACTACTAAGcatgaaaaaaatctatataaaataaTAGCTCAAAATTCCTTGTCAAAATCTGTGGACCTATACATCAAATGCTCCGTGGTTTCCACAGTCCTCAAGCAAGCAAGTACATGCATTCAGGCAAAGTACAGTTTCTAGACCTCCCTGGTAATTTGTCATGAGACTGGGAATCAGTCTGAACTAATCTTCctcatatatgaaaatgaaatcagccacaatgagaattaaaaataatcGTAACATATCAAACTCTTTAtgatttcctcttcagacaaaaccgaaatagaTCTTGAACCATTTCAGTTTTGTCTAAAGAGAAGCTTGTGAAGAATTTgatatgttatgattattttcagttctcattgtggctaatttcattttcatttttgtgtacacattactatgtttgtgcttgtgttcctcATATATATGTGGCAATGgctccaatattatcattatttgctggAGAATTAAGCATGAAGGCCACATCACTGTCCATTGTTACTTTTCTACGGGTATCCACCAAATACCATAATTAGTATGTATCTTTCGACTAATCAAAAGACAGCATTACTAAATACAGAAAACATCCTGTTTTTGCAGGCATTGGGCATATCGCGGAGAAAAATACCCTTTACGAACACTTTAACAGCAAGAACACTAGAAATACTATGCACGTTACTgtctgtatatttacatttatttcaaGTTACAAATTAAGAACTTTTCACATTGGTTACCTCTGTCTTCCCTCTAAGAATgtccttcatttatatatacatatatttcctggTTTTCTCTCCTCTGAAGTGCAGAATAAGACGTCACTGCGGGTGTAAAAAAGAACAAATTTCACAAAAATAACTTTGAAAGTTGTTTACCTTTTCATGCTGTAGGGATCGTAGGTATAAAATGCAAGGgtaaccattaaaaaaaatctttaatctgCACTATTAGACGTAACAATGTCTATCATAAAGAGATAACTTTTATAGCTGACTTTGGTATTAACATAATAGTATTCAATATAATAATATTCACTACTTTAGAATCACACTCCTTCACAGCCATTGGGATCTCCTGCAAAGATTGCAAAGGTGCAAAGGCTGCAGTGGGCGAGTTGCACTACACGATGAACTGCGCCCAcacataagagaaaatataaatatgggAGAAATTCAGACAACGATGTAGATGCGCCAAAATTGCTAATAAAAGTGTTCGTTGAAATTAGTGTTCCTATCCTCTTTATATTTGAGGATCTAAGGTCTCCTTTCttactactaatgtcttatttACGGATTATTCATCAAAGTGCTACTGTTGCCTCTAAAAGTCTTGAAAAATGACCCTGGAATGATAAATatcttacccctctccttccgaCATAACTAGCTACAGGTCTTCTAAGTTTTCGTATTTAACTTAATAAATCAcagttcttatctttttttctttataaaatgcATTGATAAGACACAATTAACACAATTTATCTGATACCAATTGTGCAAAACGAAGCATCAACCAGCCATAGTTATCTGTGAATCTATATTCTTAGCGACGGAAAGAATTGAGAACATCACACTGCAGAGTACAACTAACTTAAAGTATATCTGACGATTAAATTAAGAATATTACCTGACAATTCACCGGTTAGATTCAAGTACATGTCCGTTCTCTTTGTAATTTAGTCCTCGCCTTCTTTCAACCATGTCCCACTTGCTTTTCGTGAATATAAATGATCTCTTGAATGCGAAAATATTATACCGTGTTGATGCGTTGTAGAAGAAAAATGTTCAATGTTTAATATCTGAaattaaatgtgctagacatcaaaggtcatgtagcactatggtaaagtattgcgtcgGAAAGGGCAAACGAGTTCAAGAttacgataaaatgtgttagatgttaaAAGTTTTAAGAGCGTTAAAGGAtagcatggtagtgaaaaggggtggggggtgggggaacaaGTGAATCAGAGCAGAAATTATTAGTATAAAGGGGAGGATAGGGCGATTGGGTGAATTAGAgagtatctgtcactggggatgGTATGGagaaaatgttcaaggaagaatagaaatagttgttgaagagtaagagaagaatttggggaaaggggaaggtgttgGATATAAAAGATTATAGGGTGTTATTGGAGAGTATGGTAATGTAAAaggaaaggataggaaaggaaagtaaatgaagttggtttgggtggttgagaggatgaggtattttgggaaggggttgggggaatatAAGGTGGTAGAGCagctgagtgaattgcagtgtatatGTGACTGCAATTCTGTTTTGgaataaattgagagagaaacaCCTCGCCGTCGTGATTCCTGCCTtcctagtttaaatctgaggactgctgcCTCACATTCggacttataggcagggcagctcctataaaacacataATGGGAGCCTCCACAATTGGCAGACGtacatgactgagcagggcaatttgaacggtcatgaccaggttgggcacgtAGAGGTGGTCGAAGAAAAGCATCAGACGCAAATTAGATATTGAAGAGCGAGACAGCAGTTTGAaaatccttttttaaaatttgttttctatgtatttttatacatttatttattattgataataataattattattattgttataattactaggataataactattatcactattattattattatcatcatcatgattatcatcattatcattattgttattgtcattatcatcatcattatcattattattattactattattattgtcattattaccgtcatcatcataatgataaagcaatactaacgataatcatcattaatattacaactACCCTTTGAAGAATGATTCGCATGGCGGCCAAGATCAATAATTCAATAATTATTTCTAATGTCAGTTTATTTCAAGAACGAATGTCATCCAGTAACCgttattcttaatctattttcgTAGTAAAACCTACAAACTTACCGCGCCCTTAAAATACAACATAATGAAATTAGTTTCAATGCAAAGTACTATCAAACTGcataagattgtttttttttttctttaggatgGTATTTAAGCAAACGTAGTGTCCCCTTTATCATTCTAATGGtgcctcctcatcccctttcagTGGCGTCCCTTTGTCCCTTTGGCCCATTGAAATAGTACCCCTTCAGTCAGTCCAGTGGTATCCCTCGGCCCTTCAAAATGGTAGCTCTTCGGCCATTCCACTGGTATCCTTTGGTATTGTACCGTAGTCCCCTCTTTGGTAATTCCAAAGGGCTTCATTTTAGCCTCGTGGTACCCTCTCGACCACTCCAATGGTATGCTTTGACGCTTCCAATGGTttgctttcgtttttctcttcaatgacctctcttcttttttatggttctccttctgttctttcaATGCTGACCTGTCAATCTTTCCAGTggtacgggaaaggctagatcagtagctactcgaggtggtgtcatggcgtctgattctatttttggaaaaagcacatggggattattttgatgatgtcaCAAAAGTGAAGAGGTggcatggcgtctgttttgatgattattcaatgaaaatataaccattaaaataattattttccatcctttttgaaaattgaagtgaccaaaatgatcgaccatattcacaaagcatccgtaacttttgtgacgtcatcaaaataaaccccatgtttttttctatagaatcgtggcacctcgagttgctactatCTAACCGTTCCCTTATATAAATTGGTTATTTTGCCTTAAACACGTGTTTGGTTTTGTCTAGTAAGCTATCCATCGTTCGAGAGATTGTCatagtttgttattttattacataatgagtttttttttctattattggcactagataaagaaaaagtaacagTGCATGCATTACACATGACTTGGCGTAGATCCATACACGTTTCAGGAAATTTCGGTTTATGTACCGTTCTTCTGGGGATGTTTTGATGCATACGTATTGATATTCCtacatgatgataacaaaattaaaatcaataacaaactgAACACTTTTCTCCTCGGTTACCTCTGTCTTCCTTCTTGAGAAAATTCATGTCGTTAAGAAAGtttagtgtgtatatattactTTGTTTTGTTACTTTATGTATTCGTTATGGTTATTGTTCTTTAATGAGAAAAATGTTAATCTCGATTATGTCGGTAAAGAGAACGTGTTTATTAATATGTGGTAACGAAAGACGTTGAAAATCAAGACAGGATTTTTAAACTTCGTAATATCAACTATTATCTAAGCTCATATTATCGTTCAAGAAATACGATTGCGCTTATGTACTCTATTTTCCATGTCTATTTCCATACATAATCTAACAATGTAATCCACGTGTTTAAATCTGAACTTTGTATGCCTGTGTATTGAAGTTGCTTTACGACAGCTGTTCCTTGTAGTTATCAGCGGCTTATGCCCAAATTTAACAATTTCGAACCTAATGTCGCTGATGACCAGTAATCTTTAAAACCGTATTTTGATGCCTTTTCTCATTCACATTCTTTGTCATATTTTCACGAATATAATGAGcatatattatacttatcattcttAAAAGACCTCTGGGAAATGGAATATAAATGTTCAATCTATATTTTCCAATTAAAAATAACTTAACAGTAAAAGTCGAAGGTGATCATTAGTACACAATTATTCTTACGTCAGCCTGCATTTCCTACCATGCTTTCTGGCTCCCATTTCCCTATTTTTATGCATACCTTTATCATTAAAGAGATGCTGCCTAGTGTGCTTTTGCTGACTCttaagaaatatttatttatctcgtgTTCTATTCTCGCTTTCACTttaaatatatcatttatttgtCTACTTTAGAATGATTTAAATCAGTGAAATATTTAAATCTATTAgatatttcgtttatttgtttatccaagAAATATTTAAATCTATTAAATATTTCGTTTATTTTactttaaaaatatttaaatcaGTGAAATATTTAAATCTATTAGATATTTCGCTTATTCTCACTTACTTTCGTGGGATCGTTTATAAGCAAGTGAGGAAGCATCCATTAGGACATAGGAATTGAAATTATTgctgaaatcattattattattattattattattattatcattattactaaatgaTGCCATTGGTTGTAAATGTGagtgctttttgttt
Proteins encoded:
- the LOC113827506 gene encoding U7 snRNA-associated Sm-like protein LSm10 translates to MSLYARERQQELNTLACLAIGLKGWKTTVELHNDSFACGRIVDVDVKMNIEMSEVRYTDGNGKMLKLDNFHVSGRRIRYIHIPDQVDIMKLIENKVLPNQPHKKVTKKAQIALKRTQQTLKRYRREQEAQAGGSKEGT